Below is a genomic region from Xylophilus sp. GW821-FHT01B05.
ACGGTGAAGGTGGTGCCCGAGCTGATCAGCAGCGTGTAGCCGTCAGCCGGCGCCTTGGCGGTAAAGCCCGCGCCAATGATGGTGCCCGCGCCGGCCCGGTTGTCGGCCACCACGGGCTGGCCCAGCTTGTCGCCCAGCGCCTTGGCCACCATGCGCCCGATCACGTCGGTGGCGCCGCCCGGCGGGAACGGGATCACCAACTGGATCGGGCGCGACGGGTAGGCCGCATCGGCCCAGGCTGGGGCCGATGCGGTCAGGGCGGCCATGGTCGCCAGGGCGGCGCAGGCAAGGAAGGACGTGTGTTTCATGGGTGCGCTTTGCTGGGGGTTGGGGTGACGGGGGAAAGAGGTGGCACGGCGGCGCCGCGCGCATGGAAGCGGGCGTATTCCTCGTCGGGCACAAACAGCCCGCCGGTGGTCCAGGCGATGTGCGTGGCCTGGGGCATCAGCGCCTCCAGCCGGTGCTGGCGCAGATAGGCCTGGCCGGCAGCGCTGTCGCGCAGCATGGCGGGACCGGGCAGGCCGGCGGCGGCTGATGGTTCGATGCGGATGTTTTCCGTGGCCGCAGCCTGGTACAGCAGCGGGAACAGCGCCTCGTCCTCGACCGTGTAGACGCCGGCCAGCAGCGGGCGCACCGCGGCGGCGGCTAGTTCAGAAGCGCGCGGCACGGCCAGGCCGTCGGCCTCGGTGTGGTTGTCCAGGCCGATGTCGTAGACCGAGGGGTTGGCGCCCAGGTGGCTGAACGCCGGCGTGCCCGCCAGCATCTGCAGCATGAAGCAGGGCGAGCGCGTGGGCTCGGCAAAAAAGCAGTGCACGTGCGGGCCGTAGATCTGCGCCAGGCCAAAGGCAATGCCGCCCGGGGCGCCGCCCACGCCGCAGGGCAGGTAGACGAACAGCGGGTGCGCGGCGTCTACCTTGCGGCCCAGGGCGTCGAGCTGGCGCGCCAGCTGCGGCGCGGCCGCCGCATAGCCCAGCAGCAGCGAGAGCGAGCGCTCGTCATCCACAAAGTGGCAGGCCGGGTCGGCATCGGCCGCGCGGCGGCCGGCGGCCACGGCCTCTGCGTAGTCGCCGGCGTGCTCGACCACTTCCACGCCCCGGTTGCGCAGGCGCTGCTTCTTCCAGTCCTTGGCGTCGGCCGACATGTGCACCACGGCCTGAAAGCCCAGCGCCGAGGCCATCACGCCAATCGCCAGGCCCAGATTGCCGGTAGAGCCCACGGCGACCTGGTGGCGGGCGAACAGCGCGCGCGCCTCGGCCGAGGCCAGGCTGCGGTAGTCGCCATCCAGCGCCAGCAAGCCGTGGCGCTGGGCCAGTGCCTCGGCATGCTCCAGCACCTCGTGGATGCCGCCGCGCGCCTTGATCGAGCCTGCCACTGGCAGCGCATGGTCGGCCTTGACCAGCAGGGTGCCAAAGTCTGGTGCCATGCCCAGCGCCTGCTGCAGCCGGGGCACCGGCAGCAGCTCGGACTCGATCACGCCGGCGCTTGGGGCCAGCTCGGGAAACAGTTCTGCCAGCAGCGGCGCAAAGCGGGCGAGCCGGGCGACCGTGGCATCAACATCAGCGCTGCTAATGCTCAGCCGGTGCCCCCCGCGACCGCGCTGATCCGAGGTCCAGAGCACGGGGCGGCCGCTCTTCAGGTGGTCGAGCGGAGCGCAAAGATCAGTCATGGCAATGGGGGTAGAGCAGGGCCCGCCATTGTTGGATGCCCCGCTGTGCCCCGCAACGCATTTATAGTCGTCCGTCAATTAGCTGGACTAATAGCCAAATGGACATTCGCCTTACACCTTCGCTGCTTGCATGGTTGCGGTGCTTCGAGGCCACGGCCCGGTGCATGAGTTTCACCAAGGCCGCCTCGGAACTGTGCATTACCCAGGGTGCGGTCAGCCAGCAGGTCAAGCACCTGGAAGACTGGCTGCAGCGCCCGCTGTTCTTGCGCACGCCGCGCGCGCTGCTGCCCACGCCCGAGGGCCAATGGCTGGCGACCGTGCTGCGCGAATCCTTTCAGGCCATGGAAGGCACGCTGGCGCAACTACGCAGCCCGCCGCGCGACGACCGCCCGCTGGCGCTGAGCTGTGCGCCATCCTTTGCCATGGGCTGGCTCACGCCGCGCCTGGGTGATTTCTTTCGCGCCCACCCGGAGGTCGGGCTGCGGGTCATGGGCGAATTCCATGTGCTGGACCGCGAGCGCATGGCGCGCGACGGCGTGGCCGCGGCCGTGCGCTTTGACCTGGGCGACTACCGCGACCTGCAGGCCACCGAATTTTTGGACGAATGGCTGCTGCCGGTGGCCAGCCCGGCCTTCCTCGCCGCCCACCCCACGTTGCGCACCCCCGCCGACCTGCGCGCACCCATGCTGCTGCACGACACCAGCGCCTGGATCGGCGCCAGCCCTTTTGAGGAATGGGAGCACTGGCTGCACCAGGCCGGGGCCCAGGTGCCGCAGTTGGAGCTGGGCCACCACTTCAACCTGTCGCAACTGGCCCTGGCCGCCGCGCTGGCGGGCCAGGGCATGGCCATGGGCCGCGCGGCCCTGGTGCTGGACGACCTGGTGGCCGGCCGGCTGGTGGCGCCCTTTGCGCTGCCGGTGCTATCCAGGGCGTCGTACCACTTCGTCTCGGCCCCGCAGCCGGCGGCGCATACCGTGCTGGTGCAGGCCTGGATCGCGGCGCAGGCGGCGCGGTTTCGGGGCGAGCGGAATCGGGTGTTGGGGGTTTAGCCTAAATATTGGTCAAATATGCCTTTTGCCCAGGTGCCACCTGGGCTTGTAGCTATCTATTTGGTAGTTTCAGGCTGGCCGTCGGCGTTCAAGCCGCCTTCAAGGTCGCCATGTCCACCACAAACCGGTACTTCACGTCGCTCTTCAACATGCGCTCATAGGCGGTGTTGATCTCGTCCATGCGGATGGTTTCGATGTCCGACACGATGCCGTGCTGGGCACAGAAATCCAGCATCTCTTGCGTCTCCTTGATGCCGCCGATGAGCGAGCCGGCCAGGCGGCGGCGCTTCAGGATCAGGTTGAACACGGTGGGCGAGGGGTGCGGGCTGTCGGGGGCGCCGACCAGGGTCATGGTGCCGTCGAGCTTGAGCAGGGCCAGGAAGGGATCCAGGTTGTGCGGCGCGGCCACGGTGTTGAGGATGAAGTCAAAACTGCCGGTGTGCGCGGCCATCTCGTCGGCGTTCTTGGACACGACGACTTCCTTGGCGCCCAGGCGCAGCGCGTCTTCGCGCTTGCTGGCCGTGGTGGTGAACAGCACCACGTGCGCGCCCATGGCCGCGGCGATCTTCACGCCCATGTGGCCCAGTCCGCCCAGGCCGACGATGCCGACCTTGCTGCCCGGGCCGATGTTCCATTGGCGCAGCGGCGAGTAGGTGGTGATGCCCGCGCACAGCAGCGGCGCCACGGCGGCCAGCGAGGCTTCGTCGTGCGAGATCTTCAGCACGAAGGATTCACGCACCACCATGTGGTCGGAGTAGCCGCCGTAGGTGTTGCCGCCGGTGCCCTGCTCGGGGCCGTTGTAGGTGCCGGTAAAGACGTTGTCGCAGTACTGCTCCAGGCCATCGGCGCAGGGCTGGCAGTGCTGGCAGCTGTCGACCATGCAGCCCACGCCGACCAGGTCGCCCACCTTGAACTTGCTGACCAGATCGCCCACGGCGGTGACGCGGCCGACGATCTCGTGGCCCGGCACCGTGGGGTAGACGGTGTTGTGCCATTCGTTGCGCGCGGTGTGCAGGTCTGAATGGCAGACGCCGCAGTGCAGCACGTCGAGCGCCACATCCAGCGGGCCGGGGGCGCGCCGCTCGAAGCTGAAGGGGGCGAGGGCGGCGGTGGGGGCGGTTGCGGCGTAGCCGAGTGCAGTAGTCATGGCGGTAGAGGTCAATAGCAAAGCGGCGACCCTATTCCATTCCAGCGTGCCGCGTGTGACGGTCGGTGACAGCATATTGGCAGCAGGGCCTTTGAGTCGCCAGGGACTGGTCGCCAAGCCGCGTGCTAGTGAGACCATCCCTTTCAAGGGCTCGTGATCTGCTCAGCTTCATCAACGGTGTGGGACAGCCGAACAGCCGGCCCCACCCCAACCCTTCCCCAGTGGGGGAGGGAGCAATACCGGGCCGAGCGCAGCGATGGCCCGTGTGGCTGTCCCGGGTCCCCTCTGTGGCGTCGAGGAGCGGAAGAGTCGGCAGGTTGCCGCGCGTAGCGCGGATGGCGAGGACTGTTTGAGCGAAGCGAGTTCCGCAGCCACCTGCCGACTCTGAGCACCGCAGAGCAGTCCGGCAAAGCCGGACCGCCACAGCGGGGTCGCCTTCTCTTTGGTGACTTTCTCTTGGCGACACAAGAGAAAGTTACTCGCCCGCCGGGGCGAACTCCCGGCACCCGCCGCCTGCAAGGCAAAAGAGCATGGGATATCTCAAAGACCTTGAAAGGGATGCTAGCGAGACCGCATACGCCACCCGGCGTATTTCGCATACAGGGCGCCGTCCATAGCATCCCTCCCATCGCCACACATGGCTGCCCCGTCGGGCAGCCGGGCGGCGACCCAATCCCTACCTCTGGAGAGATGCAATGCAACGTCGATTTACCCTCAAGGCGCTCACCGCCGCTGTCGCGCTGGCCAGTCTTTCCGCTGCGCCGGCCTTTGCCGCCGACACCATCAAGGTCGGCATCCTGCATTCGCTGTCGGGGACGATGGCGATCTCAGAAACAGCGCTGAAAGACATGGCGCTGATGACCATCGCCGAGATCAACGCCCAGGGCGGCGTGCTGGGCAAGCAGCTGGAGCCGGTGATCGTCGACCCGGCCTCCAACTGGCCGCTGTTCGCAGAAAAGACCAAGCAGTTGCTGGGCCAGGACAAGGTGGCGGTGATCTTCGGCTGCTGGACCAGCGTGAGCCGCAAGTCGGTGCTGCCGGTGGTCGAGGAAATGAATGGCCTGCTGTTCTACCCCGTGCAGTACGAGGGCGAAGAGCTGTCCAAGAACGTGTTCTACACCGGTGCCGCGCCCAACCAGCAGGCCATCCCTGCGGTGGAATACCTGATGAGCAAGGCCGGCGGCGGCGCCAAGCGCTTCGTGCTGCTGGGCACCGACTACGTCTACCCGCGCACCACCAACAAGATCCTGCGCGCCTTCCTCAAAAGCAAGGGCGTGAAGGATGCGGACATCGACGAGAAGTACACCCCCTTCGGCCATAGCGACTACCAGACCATCGTCGCCGACATCAAGAAGTTCTCGCAGGGCGGCAAGACGGCGGTGATCTCCACCATCAACGGCGACTCCAACGTGCCCTTCTACAAGGAGCTGGGCAATGCCGGCCTGAAGGCCAAGGACGTGCCGGTGGTCGCCTTCTCGGTGGGCGAAGAAGAGCTGCGCGGCGTCGACACCAAGCCGCTGGTGGGCCACCTGGCCGCATGGAACTACTTCATGTCGGTCAAGAACCCGACCAACACCGCCTTCATCAAGCAGTGGAGCGAGTACGCCAAGGCCCAGAAGCTGCCCGGCCAGATGGACAAGCCGCTGACCAACGACCCGATGGAAGCCACCTACATCGGCATGCACATGTGGAAGCAGGCCGTGGAGAAGGCCAAGAGCACCGACACCGACAAGGTGGTGGCCGCCATGGCCGGCCAGACCTTCAAGGCGCCGGACGGCTTCACGGTCGAGATGGACCCGAAGAACCACCACCTGCACAAGCCCGTGTTCATTGGCGAGATCAAGGCCGACGGCCAGTTTGGCGTGGTGTGGAAGACCCCGGCACCGATCAAGGCCCAGCCCTGGAGCCCCTTCATCGAAGGCAACGACAAGAAGCCTGATTACCCGGCTGGCAAGTCTGCCTCCTGAGCTGTCCCATAGGCATGCACGGGCCCGCTCCCCGCATGGAGGGCGGGCCTTTTTCTCTTGATTCTTTCGACCATGTCCAACCGAGGTTCCTGATGCTGCGGAAATCGATCCAGGCCGCGCTGATTACCGCCTTGCTGTTGTCAGGCGCCGCGCACGCGCTGACGCCGGCCGAGGCCACGGCCATGGCCACCGGCGACACCGACGACCGCGTGACCGCCATCAACCAGGCGGTGCTGAGCGCAGACGCCAAGACCGTGGCCTTCTTCCAGGCCATGGCCGACGATGCCGTCAAGACCACGGCCAGCCAGGTCTACCTAATGAAGGACGACAAGGGCTACGACCCGGTCACGGGTGCTGAACTGAAGCTGCCCGACGACGCCGAGGATGTCGTCAACAACAACCTGCTGCGCAGCACGCTCGACACGGCCATGGCCGCACTGCAATTGGCCAGCCCGGATGACAAGGTGCGCGGCGACGCGGTGCAGGTGCTGCTCAACGAACCCGACGAATCACGCTTGCCGCTGGTGGAAAAGGCGCTGGCGGCCGAGCAGGTGCCGGCCATCAAGGCCAAGCTGGAGCGCGTGCGCGCGGCCAGCATGCTCGACAGCGCAGACAAGGCACACCGGCTCGAAGCGGCCGCCAGCCTGGCGGACAGCGGCAGCCCCGAGGTCAAGCTTTTGCTCAACGAGCGCCTGGCCAAGGAAGAGGACGCTGGCGTCAAGGCCGCGCTGCTGGCTGCCGTGCACAGCATCGATGGCCGCCTGGTCTGGGGCGACCGCATCAACGCGGTCTTCAGCGGCATCAGCCTGGGCTCGGTGCTGCTGCTGGCGGCGTTGGGCCTGGCCATCACCTACGGCCTGATGGGCGTCATCAACATGGCGCATGGCGAGCTGATGATGATCGGCGCCTATGCCACCTACGTGGTGCAGGGCCTGTTCCAGCGCTACCTGCCCGAGGCCTGGTTTGGCGGCTACCTGGTGGCGGCGATTCCGGTGGCCTTTCTGGCATCGGCGCTGGTCGGCGCCGTGATCGAGCGCGGTGTGATCCGCTTCCTCTACGGCCGCCCGCTGGAGACGCTGCTGGCCACGTGGGGCATCAGTCTGATGCTGCAGCAACTGGTGCGCACGGTATTTGGCGCGCAGAACGTGGGCGTAGAGAACCCGTCATGGATGAGCGGCGGCTTCACCATGCTGGGCAACGTGGCGCTGCCGTGGAACCGCATCTGCATCATCATCTTTGCTGGCCTGGTGCTGCTGGCCATGGCCTGGCTGATTGGCCGCACGCGGCTGGGCCTGTTTGTGCGCGGTGTTACGCAGAACCGGCCTATTGCATCCTGCATGGGCGTGAACACGGCACGCATCGATACCTATGCATTTGCGCTGGGCTCGGGCATCGCGGGGCTGGCGGGCTGCGCGCTGAGCCAGATCGGCAACGTGGGGCCGGACCTGGGCCAGGGCTACATCGTGGATTCGTTCATGGTGGTGGTGCTGGGCGGCGTCGGCCAGCTCGCCGGCACGGTGTACGCGGCCATGGGCCTGGGCATTCTCAACAAGTTTCTGGAGGGCTGGACTGGCGCGGTGCTGGCCAAGATCGCCGTGCTGGTCTTCATCATCGTTTTCATTCAGAAGCGGCCGCAGGGCATCTTTGCGATGAAAGGACGAGAGGCATGAAACACCCCCAGGCTACGCACTTGAGAAATCCACGCACCCGTTCGCTTCCGTGCCCATGAATCACTCCATCCTCCCGCCAAAGGCGCCGCTGTTGACCCGCAAGGGCTGGAGCGCCTTCTTCATTGCGCTGATCGCGGTATGCGCGCTGGCGCCGGTCATGAACCTGTGGCTGCCGCCCGGCAGCGCGCTCTACCTGAGCGACTACGGCGTGGCGCTGGTCGGCAAGATCATGTGCTACGCCATCGTTGCGCTGGCCATGGACTTGATCTGGGGCTACACCGGCATTTTGTCGCTGGGCCACGGTGTGTTCTTTGCGCTGGGCGGCTATGTCATGGGCATGTACCTGATGCGCCAGATCGGCCGCGACGGCAACTACAAGAGCGACCTGCCCGACTTCATGGTGTTTTTGGACTGGAAGGAGCTGCCCTGGCACTGGGCGCTGTCGGACAGCTTCATTGCCACGCTGGTGCTGGTCGTGGCGGTGCCGGGCGTCGTGGCCTTCGTGTTTGGCTACTTTGCCTTTCGCTCGCGCATCAAGGGCGTGTATTTCTCCATCATCACGCAGGCCATGACCTTTGCCGCGATGCTGCTGTTCTTTCGCAACGAGACCGGCTTTGGCGGCAACAACGGCTTCACCGACTTCAAGCGCATCCTGGGCCTGCCGATTGCCACGCAAGGCATGCGCATGACCTTGTTCGTGCTCACAGGCTGCACGCTGCTGGGCTTCTTCCTGTTCGCGCGCTGGCTGGTGGGCAGCAAGTTCGGCCGCGTGCTGCAGGCCATACGCGATGCAGAGACGCGCGTCATGTTCAGCGGCTACAACCCGCTGCCCTACAAGCTCACGATCTGGGTCATCTCTGCCGTGATGTGCGGCGTGGCCGGGGCGTTGTATGTACCGCAGGTGGGCATCATCAACCCGGGCGAGATGAGCACCGCGGCCTCCATCGAGATGGCGGTGTGGGCGGCGGTTGGTGGCCGCGCCACGCTCGTGGGGCCGATCCTGGGCGCCTTCCTGGTCAACGGTGCCAAGAGCTGGCTGACCGTAGTGGCACCTGAATTCTGGCTGTACTTCTTGGGCGCGCTGTTCATCGCGGTGACGCTGTTCCTGCCCGATGGCGTGGTGGGCCTGTGGCGCCGGCTGGCGCGGCGCAAGGCCGTGCCCGTGGCGGCGCCGCTGCGCGAAAGCGTGGCGCGTGAAGCCGGTCAGATCAAGAGTGCTCCTGGCGCGCCGGTGACGGAGGCTGCCCGATGACCCCCGACCTCATGGAACAAGGCGCGCAGCGCCTGGCCGCCAACACTGCCTCCGGTGGCCGAGAGGCCGGCTTTGGCCGCGTGGCGGTGCCGGGCGAGGTGGACATCACGCACGGCCGCATCCTGTACCTGGAAGACGTGAGCGTGAGCTTCGACGGCTTCAAGGCCATCAACAATCTGTCGCTGGACATCGCGCCCGGCGAGCTGCGCTGCATCATCGGCCCCAACGGCGCGGGCAAGACCACGATGATGGACATCATCACCGGCAAGACCCGGCCCGACAGCGGCACCGTGTTCTTCGGCAGCACCATAGACCTGCTGCGCCACAAGGAGGCCGACATTGCCCAATTGGGCATAGGCCGCAAGTTCCAGAAGCCCACGGTGTTCGAGCAGCTCAGCGTGTTCGAGAACCTGGAGCTGGCGCTGAAGACGCACAAGGGCGTGCAGGCCTCGATGTTCTTCAGGCTCGATTCCGAGCAGAAAGACCGCCTGGTCGAGGTGCTGCACACCATCCAGCTGGCCGACAGCGCCGCGCGCATGGCGGGCACGCTCAGCCACGGGCAAAAGCAGTGGCTGGAGATCGGCATGCTGCTGATGCAAGACCCCAAGCTGCTGCTGCTCGACGAGCCCGTGGCCGGCATGACCGATGAGGAAACGGCGCGCACTGCGGAGCTGTTTCTGAGTCTCAAGGGCAAGCATTCGCTGATGGTGGTGGAGCACGATATGAGCTTTATCCGCACCATCTCGGACATCGTGACGGTGTTGTGTGATGGGGCTGTGTTGGCGCAGGGGACCTTGGATCAGGTGCAGGCGGATGAACGGGTTATTGAGGTTTATCTTGGGCGCTGAGGGTTTGTTTTTTGTTGTTGGTCTAGGCGCTGCCTTGCAGGCGGCGGGTGCCGGGACTCGCCCCGGCGGGCGACCTACTTGTTCTTTGCTTCGCCAAAGAAAAGTAGGCAAAAGAAAGGCGAGCCGGAGCCAGGGGCCCTGCGGGCTTCCCTGCGCTGCTCGCGCCGGGCGGGGTATCGCCCAAACTCGCTTCGCTCAGACAAGGGCGATCCCTGACCCGCCCGTCGCTGTGCTGCTCGGCCCTGCCAACGGCGGGGGACAGCCTGAACATCCAACAGCCGGCCCCCACCCCAACCCTCCCCCAGCGGGGGAGGGGGTAATACCGAACACCGAATGGCCCAACTTCCACACTCCCTCCCCCTTTGGGGGAGGGCAGGGGTGGGGGCGCCAGGGGCCGAGCGAAGCGATGGCCCGTGTGGCAGTCCCGGGTCCCCTCTGTGGCGTCGAGGAGCGGAGGAGTCGGCAGGTTGCCCGCAGCGCAGCGAAGGGACGGCGAGGACTGTTTGAGCGAAGCGAGTTCCGCAGCCGCCTGCCGACTTCGAGCACCGCAGAGCAGTCCGGCAAAGCCGGACCGCCACAGTGGGGTCGCCCTTTGGTCTGTCGCATAACTTCGCTTTGCGAAGTGAGCGCAGCCCCGCTTCGCGACCATGGTGACTTTCTTTCGGCGACGCGAAAGAAAGTTACTCGCCCGCCGGGGCGAACTCCCGGCACCCGCCGCCTGCAAGGCAACCCCAGCTTTCCAGTCGGAAGCCGCGGTATCCCATGCCAACGCACAAAGCCCACCCCATGCTGACCACCCAAAACCTCCACCAGTACTACGGCGGCTCCCACATCCTGCGTGACGTCAGCCTCACGGCAAAGGCCGGCGAAGTGACCGTCGTGCTCGGCCGCAACGGCGTGGGCAAGACCACGCTGCTCAAGTCGCTCATGGGCCTGGTGCCCATCAAGAGCGGCAGCATCGTTTTTGAGGGCCGCGAGATCCAGCGCGCCACGCCGTATGAACGTGCCCGCGCCGGCATAGGCTTTGTGCCGCAGGGGCGCGAGATCTTCGCGCGGCTGACGGTGGAAGAGAACCTGCGCATGGGCCTGGCCACCAAGCCGGGCAGCACGCCCATCCCGCCGCAGCTCTATGAGCTGTTCCCGGTGTTGAAGCAGATGCTGTACCGGCGCGGCGGTGATTTGTCGGGCGGGCAGCAACAGCAACTGGCCATTGCGCGGGCGCTGGCTGCGGGCCCCAAGCTGCTGGTGCTGGACGAGCCGACCGAGGGCATACAGCCCAGCATCATCAAGGACATAGGCCGCGTGATCCGCATGCTGGCCAATGAGGGCTTGAACGGCCAGCCCATGGCGATCCTGCTGGTGGAGCAGTACTACGACTTTGCCGAAGAGTTGGCCGATGCCTACCTGGTGATGGAGCGCGGCGAGGTGATTGCGCGTGGCGCCGGGGCAGACATGCAGCGCGACGGCGTGCGGCGGCTCGTGGCGATCTAGTGTCGCGTCAAGCGGGCTCTTGGGGCTTCACGCAAAATACGGGGTTACCCGTATATGCCGGACCTGTCTTTGGGCCGGCGGGGTCTCTGCCTCTTTACTCCCCGCATGTCCTCTTCTTCCGCCCCCCAGACGGCCGCCGATACGCCGTCGGCCGCTTCTTCGCGCAGCAGCGCCCACACCCGGCCTGAGGGCGACAAGCATGCCGCAGCCCTGCTGGCGCTGGCCGTCGGCGGCTTTGGCATTGGCACCGGTGAATTCGCCATCATGGGCCTGCTGCCCGAGGTGGCGCATGACCTGGGCGTGAGCATTCCCCAGGCCGGCCATGTGATCAGCGCCTATGCGCTGGGCGTGGTGGTCGGGGCGCCGGTGCTGGCCGTGCTGCTGGCGCGCTGGCACCGGCGCGCGCTGCTGGTGGCGCTGATGCTGGTGTTTGCGGCTGGCAACTTCGCCAGCGCGCTGGCGCCGGGCTACCTGTCGCTGAACCTGCTGCGCTTCATGGCCGGGCTACCGCACGGCACCTACTTTGGCGTGGCCGCACTGGTGGCCGCAGGCCTGGCACCGCCGGGGCGGCGCGGGCGTGCCATTGCCTCGGTGATGATGGGGTTGACCGTGGCCACCGTGGTGGGCGTGCCGCTGTCGGCCTGGCTGGGCGAGGCATTGGGTTGGCGCGCAGCCTTTGCGCTGGTGGGCGCCATCGGGCTGCTGGCGGCCTGGCTGGTGCGCCGCCATGTGCCCGACAGCACGCCCGAGCCCGGCGCCAGCCCCTGGCGCGAACTGGGCGCGCTGCGCCGCGGCCAGGTCTGGCTCACGCTGGGCATTGGCGCCATCGGCTTTGGCGGGTTGTTCTCGGTGTTCAGCTACATCAAGCCGACGATGATCGAGGTGGCTGGCATGTCGCCCTCGCGCGTGCCGCTGGTGCTGGCGGTCCTGGGGCTGGGCATGGTGGCGGGCAATGTGATCGGCGCGCGGCTGGCAGACCGCAACCTGATGCGCACCATTGGTGGCGTGTTGCTGTGGGCGGTGCTGGTGTTGACGGCCTTCTGCTTCACCGCCTCGCATGCACTGGCGGCCACGGTCACGGTGTTCTTCGTCGGCACCATTGGTGCTTTGGCGGTGGCACTGCAGATCCGTCTGATGGACGTGGCTGGCGAAGCCCAGACCCTGGCCGCTGCGCTCAACCACTCGGCCTTCAATATGGCCAATGCGCTGGGCGCCTGGCTGGGCGGCGTGACGATTACCGCCGGCCTGGGCTGGACATCCACGGGTTGGGTGGGGGCGTTGCTGGCGCTGGGCGGCTTGGGTGTTTTTGGCTGGTCGCTGGCCTACGAACGCGCTGCGCGCCGGTCATGAAGCCCGCAGCCACCGCAGAAGGCACGGCCGCGCGCGGTGGCGGTGCGCTGCCCTTGCTGGTGGCGGCAGCCTTCTTCATGGAGAACCTGGACGGCACGGTGATCGTCACCGCGCTGCCGCAGATGGCCGCATCCTTTGGCGTGCGGCCGGTGGACATGAGCATAGGCGTGTCGGCCTACATCCTGACCCTGGCAGTGCTGATCCCGGCCAGCGGCTGGGTGGCCGACCGTTTGGGCGCGCGCAAGGTGTTTGCGGCGGCCATCGTGCTGTTTACGCTGGCCTCCGTGCTGTGCGGCATCAGCCCGAACCTGGGCTGCTTCACCGCGGCGCGCGTGCTGCAGGGCGCAGCCGGCGCCATGATGGTGCCGGTGGGCCGGCTGGTGGTGCTGCGCAGCACGCCCAAGAGCGGGCTGATGCGCGCCATCGCCACCATCACCTGGCCCGGCCTGGCCGCTCCGGTGCTGGGGCCGCCGCTGGGCGGCTTCATCACCACGCATTGGTCTTGGCACTGGATCTTCTTCCTCAATGTGCCGCTGGGTTTGCTGGGACTGGTGTTTGCGCTGCGCCTGATCCCCAAGGGCCAGGGCAGTGCGGGCCGGCCCTTCGACGCCGTGGGCTTTGTGCTGACCGGTAGCGCCTGCCTGGCCTTGATGGCGGGCGTGGAACTGCTGAGCCACGGCGGCCACGGCACGGCGGCAGTAGTGGCGCTGGTGGCGGGCCTGCTGCTGGGCTGG
It encodes:
- a CDS encoding D-serine ammonia-lyase, encoding MTDLCAPLDHLKSGRPVLWTSDQRGRGGHRLSISSADVDATVARLARFAPLLAELFPELAPSAGVIESELLPVPRLQQALGMAPDFGTLLVKADHALPVAGSIKARGGIHEVLEHAEALAQRHGLLALDGDYRSLASAEARALFARHQVAVGSTGNLGLAIGVMASALGFQAVVHMSADAKDWKKQRLRNRGVEVVEHAGDYAEAVAAGRRAADADPACHFVDDERSLSLLLGYAAAAPQLARQLDALGRKVDAAHPLFVYLPCGVGGAPGGIAFGLAQIYGPHVHCFFAEPTRSPCFMLQMLAGTPAFSHLGANPSVYDIGLDNHTEADGLAVPRASELAAAAVRPLLAGVYTVEDEALFPLLYQAAATENIRIEPSAAAGLPGPAMLRDSAAGQAYLRQHRLEALMPQATHIAWTTGGLFVPDEEYARFHARGAAVPPLSPVTPTPSKAHP
- a CDS encoding LysR family transcriptional regulator → MDIRLTPSLLAWLRCFEATARCMSFTKAASELCITQGAVSQQVKHLEDWLQRPLFLRTPRALLPTPEGQWLATVLRESFQAMEGTLAQLRSPPRDDRPLALSCAPSFAMGWLTPRLGDFFRAHPEVGLRVMGEFHVLDRERMARDGVAAAVRFDLGDYRDLQATEFLDEWLLPVASPAFLAAHPTLRTPADLRAPMLLHDTSAWIGASPFEEWEHWLHQAGAQVPQLELGHHFNLSQLALAAALAGQGMAMGRAALVLDDLVAGRLVAPFALPVLSRASYHFVSAPQPAAHTVLVQAWIAAQAARFRGERNRVLGV
- a CDS encoding NAD(P)-dependent alcohol dehydrogenase; the encoded protein is MTTALGYAATAPTAALAPFSFERRAPGPLDVALDVLHCGVCHSDLHTARNEWHNTVYPTVPGHEIVGRVTAVGDLVSKFKVGDLVGVGCMVDSCQHCQPCADGLEQYCDNVFTGTYNGPEQGTGGNTYGGYSDHMVVRESFVLKISHDEASLAAVAPLLCAGITTYSPLRQWNIGPGSKVGIVGLGGLGHMGVKIAAAMGAHVVLFTTTASKREDALRLGAKEVVVSKNADEMAAHTGSFDFILNTVAAPHNLDPFLALLKLDGTMTLVGAPDSPHPSPTVFNLILKRRRLAGSLIGGIKETQEMLDFCAQHGIVSDIETIRMDEINTAYERMLKSDVKYRFVVDMATLKAA
- the urtA gene encoding urea ABC transporter substrate-binding protein encodes the protein MQRRFTLKALTAAVALASLSAAPAFAADTIKVGILHSLSGTMAISETALKDMALMTIAEINAQGGVLGKQLEPVIVDPASNWPLFAEKTKQLLGQDKVAVIFGCWTSVSRKSVLPVVEEMNGLLFYPVQYEGEELSKNVFYTGAAPNQQAIPAVEYLMSKAGGGAKRFVLLGTDYVYPRTTNKILRAFLKSKGVKDADIDEKYTPFGHSDYQTIVADIKKFSQGGKTAVISTINGDSNVPFYKELGNAGLKAKDVPVVAFSVGEEELRGVDTKPLVGHLAAWNYFMSVKNPTNTAFIKQWSEYAKAQKLPGQMDKPLTNDPMEATYIGMHMWKQAVEKAKSTDTDKVVAAMAGQTFKAPDGFTVEMDPKNHHLHKPVFIGEIKADGQFGVVWKTPAPIKAQPWSPFIEGNDKKPDYPAGKSAS
- the urtB gene encoding urea ABC transporter permease subunit UrtB, producing the protein MLRKSIQAALITALLLSGAAHALTPAEATAMATGDTDDRVTAINQAVLSADAKTVAFFQAMADDAVKTTASQVYLMKDDKGYDPVTGAELKLPDDAEDVVNNNLLRSTLDTAMAALQLASPDDKVRGDAVQVLLNEPDESRLPLVEKALAAEQVPAIKAKLERVRAASMLDSADKAHRLEAAASLADSGSPEVKLLLNERLAKEEDAGVKAALLAAVHSIDGRLVWGDRINAVFSGISLGSVLLLAALGLAITYGLMGVINMAHGELMMIGAYATYVVQGLFQRYLPEAWFGGYLVAAIPVAFLASALVGAVIERGVIRFLYGRPLETLLATWGISLMLQQLVRTVFGAQNVGVENPSWMSGGFTMLGNVALPWNRICIIIFAGLVLLAMAWLIGRTRLGLFVRGVTQNRPIASCMGVNTARIDTYAFALGSGIAGLAGCALSQIGNVGPDLGQGYIVDSFMVVVLGGVGQLAGTVYAAMGLGILNKFLEGWTGAVLAKIAVLVFIIVFIQKRPQGIFAMKGREA
- the urtC gene encoding urea ABC transporter permease subunit UrtC; translation: MNHSILPPKAPLLTRKGWSAFFIALIAVCALAPVMNLWLPPGSALYLSDYGVALVGKIMCYAIVALAMDLIWGYTGILSLGHGVFFALGGYVMGMYLMRQIGRDGNYKSDLPDFMVFLDWKELPWHWALSDSFIATLVLVVAVPGVVAFVFGYFAFRSRIKGVYFSIITQAMTFAAMLLFFRNETGFGGNNGFTDFKRILGLPIATQGMRMTLFVLTGCTLLGFFLFARWLVGSKFGRVLQAIRDAETRVMFSGYNPLPYKLTIWVISAVMCGVAGALYVPQVGIINPGEMSTAASIEMAVWAAVGGRATLVGPILGAFLVNGAKSWLTVVAPEFWLYFLGALFIAVTLFLPDGVVGLWRRLARRKAVPVAAPLRESVAREAGQIKSAPGAPVTEAAR